In Sphingobacterium sp. SYP-B4668, the sequence TGAAGATATCGCAGGTATTGAAGTCAATGGTAAAGATCCATCAGGTAGTATATGTATCGAACCTACAGATGAAACCATTCTTACGGCGAAGTTGACGGCAGCAAGTACGATTACCAACCCTGTATTCCACTGGTACGATGCAGCAGGAGTTGCCATAACAGGTGGAGCCAATGGTACATTGAACTTAGGTGTCATGGCACCAGGTACTTACACATATAGTGTGGGTGTGAGCGGAGATGGTATCTGCGAAAGCCTGGCTGCTGATAGAAAAGTGGTCACCTTTACAACAGTATTCTGCCGATCAGATTTATCCATCACAAAAGTTGCTGATCAGCAAACAGTGAACGCTGGAACAAACACCAGCTTTACAGCAACGATTACCAATAACGGTCCAGCTATCATAGCGGTTGGTGAAATCATCAATCTAGGAGAGATGCCAAGTGAGGGCTTGACGATTACTGGATACGAAGTGACATCTGCCAATGGCACAGCCGCTGGTACAGCAAACACCGCTACGGTAACTACTACTAAAGCAATTGCTGTAGGTGGTACGATAGTCGTGAAAGTGACAGCAGCAGTCTCTGCAAATGCACCGGCAACGATTAGTAATGGTATCAAGGTTTGGGGGCCAGATAAGCCAACTACCGAAGATCCGGATGATGAAGACGAGACTCCAGAAATACCAGTAATACGTGAATCTAAAATGAGTATCACGAAAGTTGCTGATCAAACTAGTGTGAAAGCCGGTGAAACCACGACGTTTACATTGACAATCAAAAATGAAGGACCTGCGGATATAGCAGTAGGTAAGGATATCAGTTTGGTGGAGCGTCCAGGTGAGGGCGTGACCATCAATACCTACAGCATGGTGAGTAGCAACGCGACGGTGAGTGGCGCAGCTAATAGTGCTAAAGTAACGACTACAGCAGTGATTCCAGTTGGAGAAACCATCGTTGTGAAAGTAACGGCTACAGTAGATGAAGAGGCTCCGGAAACGATTACCAATGGTATAACAGTGTGGGGACCTGGTAAGGATCCAGGGAAAGACCCAGAGGATGATAAAGATGACACGGATCCGATTCCGGTTGAATACCCTAGAGTATTGGCAGTGGACGATCAAGCCGAAGTGAAAGCAGGCCAAAATGTTATCATAACAGTATTGGATAACGATCAAGAAGTCAAGTGGGCTATCGATCCTTCAACAGTTGAAATTGTTGTACAACCAACAAAGGGAACACATACAATCAATGTAGACGGTACGGTCTCCTACACAGCAGATAAAGCTGCAACAGGAACAGATGTATTCAGCTATCGTGTGAAAGATGTGAAAGCCAGATGGAGTAATGAGGCCGAGGTGACCGTGACGATATTAGATAATCCACTAGTGGTACCAAACGTATTTACACCAAATAACGATAATGTGAATGACGACTTTGTAATATTGGGAATAGAAGTTTATGATCGTATTAGTCTGAAGATTATCAATAGATGGGGTAATGAAGTATATCGGAACGATAACTACAAAAATGATTGGAATGGATCGGGATTGAATGCAGGTACATACTTCTACATCATTGAAGCGACTAAGGCGGGTAAGACGGATGTATTGAAAGGAACAGTCTTGATTAAGAGAAACTAAAATTGGTAAACGTATTATTTACATAAATAATAACAGCATGAAATACGGAAAATATGCAGCGATGATAGTAGCAGGATGCTTGGGCTTAACGAAAGTTAACGCCCAGCAAAGTATCCAGTTTACACAATATATGTTTAATTCCATGAGTGTCAATCCGGCGTATGCTGGATATAAAGAAGAGTGGTTTGCTCAGTTGGGACTTCGTAGTCAATGGACAGGACTAGATGGTGCTCCTAAAACGGGGACAGTATCACTGGATGGGGTACTCGATCCCTATACCAAACGACATGGAGTGGGGATGAACATTACCTCAGATAGGTTGGGGGCTCAGTCTGCTACATCATTCTATGCAAACTATGCTTTTCGTTTGCAATTAGATAATGAAGATACCCAACGTCTGAGTTTGGGTATTGCGGGGGGATTTACGCAGTATAGCCTAGATGGAAATAAGTTGCGACCTACTGAAGGGAATGATCAAGTGCTTCCTGACGGGAAAATTTCAGATCTAGTGCCGGACATCCGATTAGGTGTGTATTATTATAATCCGCGTTGGTATGCTGGGGTCTCGGTACAAGATTTATTCAATGGCACGAACTCAGGAAGCGACTATAGATTCAACCAAAATACAACGGAAAGTCTTTATCGCACCATTAATGGTTATTTTATTGCTGGGGCATTATTTGAACTGGATAAGGGGGTACATTTTAGACCAAGCATATTGATTAAAGAGGATTTTAAAGGGCCTACGGCTTTGGACCTAAATGCGATGTTTGTATTTAATGGAAAATTTTGGATAGGTGCCGGCTACCGCACAAGAGCAAAAGTGTTTAATCGCGAGTATCAAGATAGAACGGTCGATAAGTTGAGTTCTATGAATGCAGTCACAGGAATTGCACAATTTTATGCGACAGACCGTTTGAGGATTGGATATTCCTATGATGCAATGCTTAATAAGATGAGTGGCATACAGAATGGATCTCATGAGATAACCCTTGGTTTGACCTTTGGAAGAAGAGGTGCTACACAGTATTTGAATCCTCGTTTCTTCTAAGCTAAATAGATATAAGATGAATGTGTTTAAGAAACTAATTTTTGCAGCTGCCTTTAGCGCTTCAATAATAGGTGTAAGTCAGGTAGAAGCTCAAGAGCAGCTTTCTTTGCGAGACAAAGCGTATCAGTTTTATCTAGCAGGGGAATATGCCAAAGCGGCAAATATCTATGGTCGTATTCAAGAAAAAAAGGAATTGACGACTAAGGAAGTAGCGGCTGTTGCCGACGCTTTCTATCAAATTAATGAGTATAATTCGGCGGAACAATGGCTCCAGCGATTGACGCAACTCGATCCAAAAGATGCTGAAGCCTCTTGGAAATATGCGCGAATCCTGAAAATCAATGGTAAGTATGATGATGCTCGTACTAGCTTTTTGGAGTTCAAAAAGCACTTTCCGGAAAGCAAAGATATAACGCTCGAGCTAGCCGGATGTGACTCGGCATTGCTTTGGATGAAAGACCCAAGTGCACATGTGATTAAGAATGAGAATGAAGTCAATACCAGCTTTGCTGAATTCGGGATTTTGGCATTGAGTAATGGTGTACTATATACGGCCGAGCCTTCTGTTCAATCGGCAGCTATTAGTGGGATGACGGGAAATGCCTATCTCAAGATTTTTTCTGCTGGCAGGGACGATGATGGTATTTCGCTGAAATACCCGGTATTGATGGGGGATATTTTCAATGATGCTAAGTATCATGTCGGACCGGTAGCTTCTAATGAAGATCAAGATGTCCTTTTCGTCACGCGTACCTATGCCGGAAAAGATGCAGAAAAAGTCAAAAGAGATGGTATGCGATTTAAGAAGCATAATCTTGAATTGATGATTTACAAGAAGAGTGGTGAGACTTGGGTGGGAGAACCATTTCAGTATAATAATGTAGAGAAGTATTCAGTAGGACATGCAGGATTGAGTACCGATGGAAAAGTTTTGTACTTTGCTTCAGATATGCCTGGTGGAAATGGTGGAGTAGATATTTGGTATAGTCAACAAAATAGTGACGGTACATGGGCAACTCCTCAAAATGCTGGTCGGGAAGTCAATTCAGCAGGGGACGAAATGTTTCCTTCGCTTTTTGGTGATACATTATATTTCTCAAGCGACGGTTACGCAGGAATGGGCGGACTTGATATTTACAAGGCTATCGGCAGTAAGAGCAACTTTAAAGCAAGGCAAAGTTTGAAGTACCCAGTAAATTCTTCCGCAGATGATTTTGCATTTGTAGTAAGCGCAGATGATCAAGATCAACAGTACGGATATCTTTCTTCCAACAGATCTGGTGGTGCGGGTGACGATGATATCTATTCATTCGTATATACTAAGCCAAAGATTACAATTACGTTGCAAGGTAAAGTATATGACAAAGCGACATCTGAATTGCTGGATGGATCTACCGCGACGATGTTTGATGCGAAAGGTAAACTACTTTCTACCTTTCATGTAAATGGATCGAATTTTGAGCGTGAATTGGAAAAGAAAACCGCCTATAAAGTGGTGGTGACAAAAGAAGGTTATATGTCGGATTCTACTTTCATTGCAGCAATCCATCCAACAAAGGACACCACCGTATTTGCTACGTTTAATTTACAACCTGTAAATAAAAAGGGAATTACCTTTGTATTGGACAATATCTATTATGATTTTGATAAGTCTGACATTAGAAAAGATGCGGCAGTCGTATTGGATCAACTGGTCAATGTAATGAACGAGAATCCGACGTTGAAAATTGAGTTGTCCAGCCATACTGATAGTAGAGGGTCAGATAGTTATAATCTCAAGTTGTCAGATAGGAGAGCAAAATCTGCAGTGGATTACATCATAAGCCGAGGAGTAGCTAAAGAACGATTGGTTTCCAAAGGCTATGGCGAAACTAGGCTTGTTAATAATTGTGCAAATGGCGTGAAATGTTCAGAAGCTGAACACCAAGCAAATCGACGCACAGAAGTTGAGGTATTGGAATATTAAACCTTTGAAAAACATAATTAGTGAAGAAGCTGCCCTCCCAAGGCAGCTTTTTTTGTTTTAGTATTCGTACACTTTTATTTTTCTTATCTAGCTGATTTTTAATTTGTTCTGGGCCTAGTTTAACTAATTAAAAGGTTTAATATAAATAGTTTTTATGAGGCTATTTGTATCTTAATAAAAAAAAATATTACCTTCGCTATATCTACCGATTTACCTTTGGGGAATTTTTTATTTACATATATAATTTGACGAGTAAGTGCTTTTCATATTTATGTGTGTTCACTTCTTAAAATTTGGGAAGTAATGAAATGTATTAGGGCAGTTTATTTTATTTATTGTTACTGACTTAAATTTAAATATTGCTGTATATGAGTGTTTTGTACCTATGGAGACGATTTACAGTGTTTGAGATTTTGTTAACACTGATTTTGCTATTACAATTAGTCCAACTTGGAATAATTTGTCTGGACGGACATTTTCCCTTGCCCTTATTGTATGGACCGCTCTATTGGTCCGCTTATAGGTATTATTCTCAAGCGTCAATACGTCAGATACAACAAGAACTAGTCTGTGGGGCTGTTCCTTTCCTATGGTTTGGTATTTGGTATTTATACAATGGCAATGCCAATGGCTCTGTCTATTTCAGCTATTATATACCCCTTGCATTGATTGAGCAATTAGTTTACCCAGTCATGATTTTGTATGGACTGTATAGAAAAAAGACACATTCGATGCAGTCCAATCTTCTACGGCAATTGATGGCATTGGCAATAGGTACATTAATTTTTGTGTTAGTAGATCTGCTCGATAGATACGGCGGTTTTGTCGGTTATTTCGATTTTAATGCCAGTTATACAGTGGCATTTACCATGGGAGTAAGTATTTTTATGCTAGGATACTACCTATTTGGTTATCACTTAGAAGATGAGCGTAAGACAGTTGTACGAGAAGAATCAGTAGAACAGCGGGAGTTTTCTGTGGTGCATGAGACGACACTTCTCTTGGTTACTATCATGGAAAGAGATCAATTGTATTTGAATCCTAAGCTTACGTTGAGTGATATAGCCGCTTATACGAAACTTCGTAAGGCTGAAATTTCGCAGTGCCTTAATATTGTCCTTGGTCAATCGTACTACGAATGGCTTGCCGGTTATAGAGTGCAGTATGCCATTCGCTTGTTGGGGGAGAGTGGAGCAAATTACAAATTGGAAGCTATAGCCCATAGTTGTGGGTTTTCATCCAAAACGACCTTTGTACAGTATTTTAAAGAAATAGTAGGAATATTGCCTTCTACTTACCGTAATGATTTACTAACCCGTTAGATGACGATGTACGGATGTTTTTTTGCTTCGATTCAGGTGGTATGTTTGTTAGGAATGTACCTATACATGGTGTTGAACGAGAAGCGTGATGTGGATTTGATTATCATTTTGCTGTTAATAGTTTTGACATTAGATAATACTTTGGGTATTGTTTTTCGGTTGGCGTTTCCGCATTTATCGCTATGGAGTGATGCAGCTCCTTTTGGTCTTATATATGGTCCTTTGCTATATTGGGTTTGGCTGGGTTTTAGGGAGGAACGTAATATATTTAAACGGATTCTACCTCATCTACTCCCATTTATCTTAGCTTTCGTCGCTTACTTATTGGTATCCTTACTTCCTCCAGTGAAGGATAAATATATGAATGAGTGGTTAGGAATGCTTTACATAAGTATGTGCGTTTCTTGGTTATGGTATTCTTTAATGATATTCGTGGGCTCGTATCGTCATAAAGACGTCGATATTGGCTTTTTAAAATATGCAATTGTACTTTTACTAATTGCCAAATCCTGTATGTTGCCCATGTTATTTGATTGGAAGAATTCTTTGGCCCTAGTCAGTGGTGGAAGTGTAGGATTGGTGATGTATGGATGTATGTTGACGCTTTCACTTTTGATTTTTAATTATTTCGTGCAGCGACTCAAAGAATCAGTGACTTTCGCGCGTAAAATCACTGATTCAATAGAAATTATATCGGCGGATGCGGACCGATCTATATTGACAGCCGTTCAACAGCAATCGATTAGTGACTATCTTAATGAGGAACCGTATAGTGATTCTTCTTTTAATGTAACTCGTATGGCTGAAGATCTTCAACTGCCTAAAATGTTGCTTTCCCAATACTTTTCTGATAGGCATGGCGATACTGTAATCAAGACGGTCAATGCCTGGCGTGTTGCAAAGGCTTGTCGAATGTTGGAGCAGCCCAATGTGCAGCTGACTATGGAAGAGCTGGCTTTTGCCTGTGGTTTCAATTCAAGGGCTTCATTCTATCGTAATTTTAATCTCGAAAAAGGCTGTTCTCCTTCTGCCTATCGGGAGCGATTCTTTATGAGATAATTTTCTGTCAAATTATTTTAATCATTCCCACTATATAGGGTATTTGTCTGATTTTTTTTGCTTTATATGTTGTCTCATTTTTTATTTGGACAACAAGATGATAAAATGAGACAGTATGAGACGAGGACATACTTACATTTGTCGCCAATATCAGACTACCCTATGGGTAGGAATGAGTGTTGTTGAGTAGTGATATCTTTTTTTGTTAAAACAAAGTTTTTGTATAGCAAATTTTTGCTATAATGCCTTGAACTATATCAGATGTATAAAAAAAAGCTTTTCCTTTATGTCGATATCGTTTAATCTCTTTTAACCTAGTTTTAATATATCGCTATCTGTGGAATTGAATCTGATCATAGGGATTCTGTATTGATACAATATTACCAAATAGTAATTATGGAATTATTTAAAAAACCAACCCTTATTAATAGGGATTTCTGGCTGAAAATGCTGTGCTTGTCTCTAATTCTTTTATGTTCTTTTTCATGGACATATGCCGACGGTTCTAAGGATTTGTATCCATTGGGTGTTCAGGGACACAGAGCCATGTTAAGTAGCTCGAATGCTGCTCCAAGCAATAGCTTTCCGTATCCCAATCTTGGGATACATTACGTCTATGTGCAAGCCGGAGAAATCATTACGTTGGCATCCAATGCACAGGATCCCTCCGGCACAAAACGGATTTATCTGTATAGTCCCTCAGGAGCAGACGTGACGCCAGCTATAGGTGCCGCAGGGAATATTCCGAACCGGGCGGCTGAATTAGCAGGGCCAGCAAAACCGGCAACAGCTGCTGTTGGTAATCAATATGTTCCTTTGTATTATACAGCACCTACAACAGGAATTTATCAGGTGAGTTTTCTTGGCGGGAATAGTCAAGGCTCACAAGCTGGATTGGCGAATGGTAATTGGACAACAGGTACTTCAACGGGAAATGTGTCCGCATGGGATGTCTCTGTTTTTAAACCCGACGAAGATAAATTTGTCAGCGGTCGGGTGTGGACGAATGTTTTTAATTTCACAGCAAACGCCACCAATTATCGGGTATACGCTAAAGTGTATGTATTGACCAAAGATGGATATATCTACCGAACCGATCAAAACGGCATGAACGGGCAATTGTATACTTTTTTTGTTAATAATAATGGGGTTACAAATAGCAATACAAAGCAATCTATTTATAAAAGTGTGAACGCTTCAACCCCAACCAGTATTGAGGCGTTAGGATTAGGGTATAGTATTCATAATCCAAATCTTGCAGATACGGAGACCGATATTACTTATAAGATGTTTTACGCTCCTCCTGCTTTAGATATGCCAAGTGTGGCCTCTGGAGCAGTTCCTGGTGGAAGCACCTGGCTGAAAAATACGCCCATACTTCCTGAAGTGCAAGGCTTACACATAAAAGGGGTAGATGGTACTTTGGGGCAGGTAAGTAATAAAGGAGGGTATATTGGTTTTACTGCAGATGCACAGGGTCAATTCATCGTTGAAATCAAAAGTGATGTGACTCCGGCAGCTTTTGTGACCCGAGAGATACGGGGCGTGGCCAGCATTGGTAATAATGAAGTGCTTTGGGATGGTAAAGGTGGGGATGGCATTCCTTTACCGCAAGGAAATGTGCCTGCTACAATAACCGTACGTATGCAGGGAGGGGAAGTCCATTTTCCCTATTTTGACGTGGAGAATAACCTTGATGGTGTTATTATCCAACGGTTAGATAACAATAATTTGAACAACGTACTCTCGGATACGGTATACTGGGATGATTCAGATATTACGGCGACGACTGGTGCTTCAAATCCAAAAAATAACAGTCATCTTTCACCAACAAATAGTATTGGTATCCGCAGTAGCGTCAATGGACATAAATTTTCCAATGATTTTGGAAATAATAGATCATTGGACACTTGGACATTTATAAAAGGAGAAGCGAAGACTATCGCTACGAATATTATAGTCAATGAATCGGATTTGGAAGTGGCGAGCATTGTTGCGGATAACTTTCCTTCGACTATGGTTTCAGTGGGGGACGAATGGCAATATACGAGTGTGATGCGTAATAATGGGCCAAGTGCCGTACAGACGAATACAGATCCGCTCAATGGGCCGATTACCCGGGGTGCGACATTTCGCTTTTACGTACCCGCAGGCGTTGCAATTAGTACAAATCCGGCCGATATCACCTTCAGCTCAGCATGTGCTGTACTTGTAGGTACACCTACTTTTGCGAACGGAGTTTTTGAAGCCATAGTGGATATGCCCTCTGGTTGCCAAGCAACGATTTCAGTCAAAGCTTCGGTAGTGAGTTCATTGGGTACTTATAATGGAAAGATTTATACCTGGGCTACAATCCTTAGACCCAATGATTATACAGATATTAATGCTACCAATCCGGATATAACCATACCGCCTACGGATCCTTTCTTTGAGGCCAACGGTATTAATCAGGATTACACGACAGTGGCAACAG encodes:
- a CDS encoding PorP/SprF family type IX secretion system membrane protein, with the protein product MKYGKYAAMIVAGCLGLTKVNAQQSIQFTQYMFNSMSVNPAYAGYKEEWFAQLGLRSQWTGLDGAPKTGTVSLDGVLDPYTKRHGVGMNITSDRLGAQSATSFYANYAFRLQLDNEDTQRLSLGIAGGFTQYSLDGNKLRPTEGNDQVLPDGKISDLVPDIRLGVYYYNPRWYAGVSVQDLFNGTNSGSDYRFNQNTTESLYRTINGYFIAGALFELDKGVHFRPSILIKEDFKGPTALDLNAMFVFNGKFWIGAGYRTRAKVFNREYQDRTVDKLSSMNAVTGIAQFYATDRLRIGYSYDAMLNKMSGIQNGSHEITLGLTFGRRGATQYLNPRFF
- a CDS encoding helix-turn-helix domain-containing protein, whose amino-acid sequence is MSVLYLWRRFTVFEILLTLILLLQLVQLGIICLDGHFPLPLLYGPLYWSAYRYYSQASIRQIQQELVCGAVPFLWFGIWYLYNGNANGSVYFSYYIPLALIEQLVYPVMILYGLYRKKTHSMQSNLLRQLMALAIGTLIFVLVDLLDRYGGFVGYFDFNASYTVAFTMGVSIFMLGYYLFGYHLEDERKTVVREESVEQREFSVVHETTLLLVTIMERDQLYLNPKLTLSDIAAYTKLRKAEISQCLNIVLGQSYYEWLAGYRVQYAIRLLGESGANYKLEAIAHSCGFSSKTTFVQYFKEIVGILPSTYRNDLLTR
- a CDS encoding AraC family transcriptional regulator; amino-acid sequence: MYLYMVLNEKRDVDLIIILLLIVLTLDNTLGIVFRLAFPHLSLWSDAAPFGLIYGPLLYWVWLGFREERNIFKRILPHLLPFILAFVAYLLVSLLPPVKDKYMNEWLGMLYISMCVSWLWYSLMIFVGSYRHKDVDIGFLKYAIVLLLIAKSCMLPMLFDWKNSLALVSGGSVGLVMYGCMLTLSLLIFNYFVQRLKESVTFARKITDSIEIISADADRSILTAVQQQSISDYLNEEPYSDSSFNVTRMAEDLQLPKMLLSQYFSDRHGDTVIKTVNAWRVAKACRMLEQPNVQLTMEELAFACGFNSRASFYRNFNLEKGCSPSAYRERFFMR
- a CDS encoding OmpA family protein, with the translated sequence MNVFKKLIFAAAFSASIIGVSQVEAQEQLSLRDKAYQFYLAGEYAKAANIYGRIQEKKELTTKEVAAVADAFYQINEYNSAEQWLQRLTQLDPKDAEASWKYARILKINGKYDDARTSFLEFKKHFPESKDITLELAGCDSALLWMKDPSAHVIKNENEVNTSFAEFGILALSNGVLYTAEPSVQSAAISGMTGNAYLKIFSAGRDDDGISLKYPVLMGDIFNDAKYHVGPVASNEDQDVLFVTRTYAGKDAEKVKRDGMRFKKHNLELMIYKKSGETWVGEPFQYNNVEKYSVGHAGLSTDGKVLYFASDMPGGNGGVDIWYSQQNSDGTWATPQNAGREVNSAGDEMFPSLFGDTLYFSSDGYAGMGGLDIYKAIGSKSNFKARQSLKYPVNSSADDFAFVVSADDQDQQYGYLSSNRSGGAGDDDIYSFVYTKPKITITLQGKVYDKATSELLDGSTATMFDAKGKLLSTFHVNGSNFERELEKKTAYKVVVTKEGYMSDSTFIAAIHPTKDTTVFATFNLQPVNKKGITFVLDNIYYDFDKSDIRKDAAVVLDQLVNVMNENPTLKIELSSHTDSRGSDSYNLKLSDRRAKSAVDYIISRGVAKERLVSKGYGETRLVNNCANGVKCSEAEHQANRRTEVEVLEY